In one window of Opitutus sp. GAS368 DNA:
- a CDS encoding excinuclease ABC subunit UvrA, which yields MPTTSAPESIRLRGVRQNNLKGFDLDLPLGKFVVVTGLSGAGKSSLVFDTLHAEGQRRYVETFSAYTRQFLDLLDKPKVDSIENIRPSIAIEQSNTVKTSRSTVGTMTELTDFAKVWFSHVADCYDPATGEKVEDDNPQTIWAKTHAAFPSESSGHPLPGDGPDKSRAGSSQQRGAATLLLCFRIAKPDNLKWTEVLTSIKGQGYTRVLTPAAQRRTSRLQPPTSSEETVLHKLDDLLAAKPDSALKNVSHLFVIQDRLLISAENKSRFLEACESALHFGKGEVFLFANHKSEIVNHKFLEAGHYSRGLHSPKTGRTFRAASPGLFSFNSPLGACPKCRGFGRVIDIDYRLAIPDHSLSIAEGAIRPWEGEIYGESKKDLMQFAKKVGLPVNVPFAALTPAQKTFVLDGSPGYDGETNHWPKYWYGLKGFFRYLEKTTYKMHVRVFLSRYRAYNPCPDCHGARLQPDALCWKWRGRTLPELYQLPISELLAAVSSDTTLASRASGHEAHSASIAHDSIVTRLRYLAQVGLGYLTLDRTSRTLSGGEVQRVNLTSCLGTSLVDTLFVLDEPSVGLHPRDIDRLLGIIRTLTDTGNTVVVVEHDEAMIRAADHVIEVGPEPGARGGHIVFQGTVGGMLASPTSITGAYFSGRQRIDAPAQRRPVDWRRDYQSRGLPTADPMPRGTDSPASIKPVAKWLSFKNASKHNVRNLSFRLPLQRLVCLSGVSGSGKSTLLDNVICQGLLTQRSLMTEDPAEIEAVKSDLTFSEVVLVDQSPLSRTPRSNPALYCEAWELIRELYATVPAAQEAGFNASSFSFNSGDGRCDNCQGLGSERVEMQFLSDVFVPCPICEGKRFKPEVRAITWNGHSVADLLATTVGDSLAIFADHPEIHRRLAALDEVGLGYLPLGQPLNTLSGGESQRLKLVRYLSDFTDEATTIAQGALLLLDEPTTGLHRHDVKRLLAVLQRIVDRGHSIVLIEHNLDVLKSADWILEVGPDAGAQGGRIIAEGPPEEIVRTDTATSPFLRHALAATEPMLAAAEDAAPYQAAIAMNPGELTVLGARENNLKNISVSIPHRQLSVVTGVSGSGKSTLAFDIIFAEGQRRFMESMSPYARQFVEQLPRPDIDRLSGIPPTVAIEQRVTRGSRKSTVATITEVAQYLRLLYARLGIQHHPETGRAVTPLSPGQLRLLLDKILATPKAKKARHLYLCAPLIRGRKGHHEPIAKWIGKQGYELMRADGRLLRVDTFQKLDRYKEHDVEVVVADLKRGKAAQLTAKSLKLKADEALKTALRLGKGSCFLLTPAGEILSWFSSTRTDILSGESFPELDPKHFSFNSPKGWCPTCRGHGRIYDWMLTPDEDDERSDEVADALRTFDPDDVSSHGKACPTCHGERLNRIARAVRLPLKGRASRPRRAAAHPEDSPYRATSISLPELTKLTPDDLLATLRNLQLEARGKLITQDIVPQIEERLRFLGQVGLDYLQLDRSTETLSGGEAQRIRLAAQLGSNLSGVLYVLDEPSIGLHARDNDRLIDTLLSLRDKGNTVLVVEHDDVVMERADRIIDLGPGAGIHGGTVLANESPAGIKQNAASLTGLFLARGIPHPLRGEYRDVGAPLDGARGRPQGTPLQKTDWLELSGARYRNLQDLTLRLPLGRLTLVCGPSGAGKSTLFRDLLHPAVSCAIKKKKTRLTGRDFVRLAGFESDGDAATPPRADVRGRGRPRSSAEPFLTLTGANHFRTVVEVDQSPIGKTPRSTPATYLGIFDLIRQFFASLPEAKMRGYSASRFSFNVAGGRCETCSGAGRIKLEMAFMPDSYLPCDACGGSRFGPELADIAWKGKTIGEVLKLSFDEAAVFFDFHSQLSQVCKLMVDCGLGYLTLGQSSPSLSGGEAQRLKLVTELTKGLATYKERSHNIAVRNLYLLEEPTIGLHLSDCEKLIRVLHSLVDQGHTVVVIEHHLDLLAEADYIVELGPNGGPTGGEIMYQGPLAGLLRVRKSPTAPYLRAKLKT from the coding sequence GTGCCGACCACCTCCGCCCCCGAGTCCATTCGCCTGCGCGGCGTCCGCCAGAACAATCTCAAGGGCTTCGACCTCGACCTGCCGCTGGGCAAATTTGTTGTCGTCACCGGCCTGAGCGGCGCGGGCAAGTCCTCGCTGGTGTTCGACACGCTCCACGCCGAGGGCCAGCGGCGCTACGTCGAGACCTTCAGCGCCTATACCCGGCAGTTCCTCGACCTGCTCGACAAGCCCAAGGTCGACTCGATCGAGAACATCCGGCCGTCCATCGCCATCGAGCAGTCCAACACGGTCAAGACCTCGCGCTCCACCGTCGGCACCATGACCGAGCTGACCGATTTCGCGAAGGTCTGGTTCAGCCACGTCGCCGACTGCTACGATCCCGCCACCGGCGAGAAGGTCGAGGACGACAACCCGCAGACGATCTGGGCGAAGACCCACGCCGCATTCCCGAGCGAAAGCTCGGGACATCCTTTGCCGGGCGACGGCCCGGACAAATCCCGGGCTGGCAGCAGCCAGCAACGGGGAGCCGCAACTCTCCTGCTCTGTTTCCGCATCGCCAAGCCCGACAACCTGAAGTGGACGGAAGTGCTCACCAGCATCAAGGGCCAGGGCTACACGCGCGTGCTCACGCCGGCGGCGCAACGCCGAACATCCAGGCTCCAACCTCCAACCTCCAGTGAAGAAACGGTGCTGCACAAGCTCGACGACTTGTTGGCCGCAAAGCCCGACTCCGCGCTCAAGAACGTCTCGCACCTGTTCGTCATTCAGGACCGTCTGCTGATCTCCGCTGAAAACAAATCCCGTTTTCTGGAAGCCTGCGAATCCGCCCTTCATTTCGGCAAGGGCGAGGTGTTCCTGTTCGCCAATCATAAATCTGAAATCGTAAATCATAAGTTTCTCGAAGCCGGCCACTACTCTCGCGGCCTGCACTCGCCGAAGACCGGCCGCACCTTCCGCGCCGCGTCGCCGGGACTGTTCTCCTTCAACTCCCCGCTCGGCGCCTGTCCGAAATGCCGGGGCTTCGGCCGCGTCATCGACATCGACTACCGCCTCGCCATCCCCGACCACTCGCTGTCCATCGCCGAGGGCGCCATCCGGCCGTGGGAGGGCGAGATCTACGGTGAGTCCAAGAAGGACCTGATGCAGTTCGCCAAGAAGGTGGGCCTGCCGGTCAATGTCCCCTTCGCCGCGCTCACGCCGGCCCAGAAGACCTTCGTGCTCGACGGCTCGCCGGGTTACGACGGCGAGACCAACCACTGGCCGAAATACTGGTATGGGCTCAAGGGCTTCTTCCGCTACCTGGAGAAGACGACCTACAAGATGCACGTGCGGGTCTTCCTCTCGCGTTACCGGGCCTACAATCCCTGTCCCGACTGCCACGGCGCCCGCCTCCAGCCCGACGCGCTCTGCTGGAAATGGCGCGGCCGCACGCTCCCCGAACTCTATCAACTGCCCATCAGCGAACTGCTGGCCGCGGTCTCGAGCGACACCACGCTCGCCAGCCGCGCCTCCGGCCACGAGGCACACAGTGCCTCGATTGCCCACGACTCCATCGTCACCCGCCTGCGCTACCTCGCCCAGGTCGGCCTCGGTTACCTGACGCTCGACCGCACTTCGCGCACGCTTTCCGGCGGCGAGGTCCAGCGCGTCAACCTCACCTCCTGCCTTGGCACCTCGCTCGTCGACACGCTCTTCGTCCTCGACGAGCCGTCCGTCGGCCTGCACCCGCGCGACATCGACCGGCTGCTCGGCATCATCCGCACGCTCACTGACACCGGCAACACGGTCGTCGTCGTCGAGCACGACGAGGCGATGATCCGCGCCGCCGACCATGTGATCGAGGTCGGCCCCGAGCCCGGCGCCCGCGGCGGCCACATCGTGTTCCAAGGCACGGTCGGCGGCATGCTGGCCTCGCCCACGAGCATCACCGGCGCCTACTTTTCGGGCCGCCAGCGGATCGACGCCCCGGCGCAACGCCGCCCGGTCGACTGGAGGCGGGACTACCAGTCCCGCGGGTTGCCAACAGCGGACCCCATGCCTCGCGGGACTGATAGTCCCGCCTCCATAAAACCAGTCGCCAAGTGGCTTTCGTTTAAGAACGCTTCCAAGCACAACGTCCGCAATCTTTCCTTCCGCCTGCCACTGCAGCGCCTGGTCTGCCTCTCCGGCGTGTCTGGCTCGGGCAAGTCCACGCTCCTCGACAATGTCATCTGCCAGGGCTTGCTCACGCAGCGCAGTCTGATGACCGAGGATCCGGCCGAGATCGAGGCGGTGAAGTCCGACCTGACCTTCTCCGAGGTCGTGCTGGTCGACCAGTCGCCGCTCAGCCGCACGCCGCGCTCCAACCCTGCACTCTACTGCGAGGCTTGGGAACTCATCCGCGAGCTCTACGCGACCGTGCCCGCCGCGCAGGAGGCCGGCTTCAACGCCTCCAGCTTCTCCTTCAACAGCGGCGACGGCCGCTGCGACAACTGCCAGGGCCTTGGCAGCGAGCGCGTGGAGATGCAGTTCCTCTCCGACGTCTTCGTCCCCTGCCCCATCTGCGAGGGCAAGCGCTTCAAACCCGAGGTGCGCGCCATCACCTGGAACGGCCACTCCGTCGCCGACCTCCTCGCCACAACCGTCGGCGATTCGCTCGCCATCTTTGCCGATCATCCCGAGATCCACCGCCGGCTCGCCGCGCTCGACGAGGTCGGCCTCGGTTACCTGCCGCTCGGCCAGCCGCTCAACACCCTTTCCGGTGGCGAGTCCCAGCGCCTGAAGCTGGTCCGCTATCTCAGTGACTTCACCGACGAAGCAACGACCATCGCGCAAGGCGCCCTGCTCTTGCTCGACGAGCCCACCACCGGTCTGCATCGCCACGACGTGAAGCGCCTGCTGGCCGTGCTGCAGCGCATCGTGGACCGCGGCCACAGCATTGTCCTCATCGAGCACAACCTCGACGTCCTCAAGTCCGCCGACTGGATCCTCGAGGTCGGCCCCGACGCCGGCGCGCAGGGCGGCCGCATCATCGCCGAGGGCCCGCCGGAGGAAATCGTCCGCACCGACACCGCCACGTCGCCTTTCCTTCGTCACGCGCTGGCTGCGACCGAGCCGATGCTCGCCGCCGCCGAGGATGCCGCGCCCTATCAGGCAGCCATCGCGATGAACCCCGGCGAGCTGACCGTGCTCGGCGCCCGCGAGAACAACCTCAAGAACATCTCCGTCTCCATCCCGCACCGGCAGCTCTCGGTTGTCACCGGCGTGTCGGGCTCGGGCAAGTCCACCCTCGCCTTCGACATCATCTTTGCCGAGGGCCAGCGCCGCTTCATGGAGTCCATGTCGCCTTACGCCCGGCAGTTTGTCGAACAGCTGCCGCGCCCCGACATCGACCGGCTCAGCGGCATTCCGCCGACCGTCGCCATCGAGCAGCGCGTCACCCGTGGCTCGCGCAAGTCCACCGTCGCGACCATCACCGAGGTCGCCCAATACCTCCGCCTGCTCTACGCCCGCCTCGGCATCCAGCACCATCCCGAGACCGGCCGGGCCGTCACGCCCCTCTCGCCCGGCCAGCTGCGCCTGCTGCTCGACAAGATCCTCGCCACGCCCAAGGCGAAAAAGGCCAGGCACCTCTACCTCTGCGCCCCGCTGATCCGCGGCCGCAAGGGCCACCACGAGCCCATCGCCAAGTGGATCGGGAAACAGGGCTACGAGCTCATGCGCGCTGACGGCCGGCTGCTCCGCGTCGATACCTTCCAGAAACTCGACCGCTACAAGGAACACGATGTCGAGGTCGTGGTTGCCGACCTGAAGCGCGGCAAAGCCGCACAGCTTACAGCAAAAAGCTTAAAGCTTAAAGCCGACGAAGCGCTGAAAACAGCGCTTCGTCTCGGCAAGGGCTCCTGCTTTCTTTTAACTCCGGCCGGAGAAATCCTGTCCTGGTTCTCGTCGACCCGCACCGACATCCTCAGCGGCGAGTCCTTCCCCGAGCTCGACCCGAAGCATTTCTCCTTCAATTCGCCGAAGGGTTGGTGCCCGACCTGCCGCGGCCACGGCCGCATCTACGACTGGATGCTGACGCCCGACGAGGATGATGAGCGCTCCGACGAGGTCGCCGACGCCCTGCGCACGTTTGATCCCGACGACGTCTCCTCGCACGGCAAAGCCTGCCCCACCTGCCACGGCGAACGCCTCAACCGCATCGCCCGCGCCGTGCGGTTGCCCCTAAAAGGTAGGGCGAGTCGTCCCCGACGAGCTGCGGCTCATCCGGAGGATTCGCCCTACCGTGCAACCTCCATCTCCCTGCCCGAGCTGACCAAGCTCACGCCCGACGACCTGCTCGCGACTCTCCGCAACCTCCAGCTCGAGGCGCGCGGCAAGCTCATCACCCAGGACATCGTCCCACAGATCGAGGAACGCCTGCGCTTCCTCGGCCAGGTTGGCCTCGACTACCTGCAACTCGACCGCTCCACCGAAACCCTGTCCGGTGGCGAGGCCCAGCGCATCCGGCTCGCCGCCCAGCTCGGCTCCAATCTTTCCGGCGTCCTCTATGTCCTCGACGAGCCGTCCATCGGCCTGCACGCCCGCGACAACGACCGGTTGATCGATACGCTCCTCTCGCTCCGCGACAAGGGCAACACGGTGCTCGTCGTCGAGCACGACGACGTCGTCATGGAACGCGCCGATCGCATCATCGATCTCGGTCCCGGCGCCGGCATCCACGGCGGCACGGTGCTCGCCAACGAAAGCCCCGCCGGCATCAAGCAGAACGCCGCCTCGTTGACCGGTCTCTTCCTGGCCAGGGGCATTCCGCATCCGCTGCGCGGCGAATACCGCGATGTAGGGGCGCCGCTTGACGGCGCCCGCGGGCGTCCACAAGGGACGCCCCTACAAAAAACCGACTGGCTCGAACTGAGCGGCGCCCGTTACCGCAACCTGCAGGACCTCACCCTGCGCCTGCCCCTCGGCCGGCTGACGCTGGTTTGCGGCCCGAGCGGCGCCGGCAAGTCCACCCTTTTCCGCGACCTGCTGCACCCGGCCGTCTCGTGCGCCATCAAAAAGAAAAAAACCAGGCTCACCGGCCGGGATTTCGTGCGCTTGGCCGGATTTGAATCTGATGGAGACGCGGCGACCCCGCCGCGAGCGGACGTTCGCGGGCGGGGTCGCCCGCGCTCCAGTGCAGAGCCTTTCCTCACCCTCACCGGCGCGAACCACTTCCGCACCGTCGTCGAGGTGGACCAGTCGCCCATTGGCAAGACGCCGCGCTCCACGCCGGCCACCTACCTCGGCATCTTCGACCTCATCCGGCAGTTCTTCGCCTCGCTGCCCGAGGCCAAGATGCGCGGCTACAGCGCCAGCCGGTTCTCGTTCAATGTCGCCGGCGGCCGCTGCGAGACCTGCTCCGGGGCCGGCCGCATCAAGCTCGAGATGGCATTCATGCCCGACTCCTACCTGCCCTGCGACGCCTGCGGCGGCTCGCGCTTCGGCCCGGAACTCGCCGACATCGCGTGGAAGGGCAAGACCATCGGGGAGGTGTTGAAGCTCTCCTTCGACGAGGCCGCGGTGTTTTTCGACTTCCACTCGCAGCTCTCGCAGGTCTGCAAACTGATGGTCGATTGCGGCCTCGGTTACCTGACGCTCGGCCAGAGCAGCCCGTCGCTCTCCGGCGGCGAGGCCCAGCGCCTCAAGCTTGTCACGGAACTCACCAAGGGCCTGGCCACCTACAAGGAGCGCTCGCACAACATCGCCGTCCGGAACCTCTACCTGCTCGAGGAGCCGACGATCGGTCTGCACCTGAGCGACTGCGAGAAACTCATCCGGGTGCTGCACAGTCTCGTGGACCAGGGCCACACCGTGGTCGTCATCGAACACCACCTCGACCTGCTCGCGGAGGCCGATTATATCGTCGAACTCGGGCCCAACGGCGGCCCTACCGGCGGCGAAATCATGTATCAGGGTCCGCTGGCCGGCCTGCTCAGGGTGCGGAAAAGCCCAACGGCTCCGTATCTGCGCGCCAAACTGAAAACGTAG